Within Amycolatopsis sp. FDAARGOS 1241, the genomic segment ACCTGGCCATCGGTGACCTGCGCGAGGACGGTTACCACGACTTGGTCACCGTCTTCCAGGCGCTTTCGCTCACGGACGAGGTGACCGTCGCCGCCACAGAAGAACCGGGGCTCGAGGTGTACGGCGAGGGGGAGGGCTCGGTGCCCGCCGACGCCACCAACCTCGCTTGGCGCGCGGCCCAAGAGCTCTCGTCCTACGCCGGCCGCCAGGAGGGCACCGACCCGAAGGTGCGGATCGTGCTGCGCAAGGGCATCCCGGTCGCCGGCGGCATGGCGGGCGGCAGCGCCGACGCGGCCGCGACGCTCGTGGGGCTGGCCTCGCTGTGGAAGCTCGACGTGACGCGCGACGAGCTCGCCGCCATCGCCGGCAAGCTCGGCAGCGACGTCCCCTTCGCCCTCTACGGCGGCACCGCGCTCGGCACCGGCCGCGGCGAGCAGCTCGTGCCCGTGCTGTCGCGGCACACGTTCCACTGGGTGCTCGCGTTCGACACCGAAGGCCTGTCGACGCCGAAGGTGTTCGGTGAGCTCGACCGGCTGCGCGTCGACGGCAACCCGCCGCGCATCGGCTCCCACACCCCCGTGGTCGAGGCCCTCGCGTCGGGTGATCCGCGCCAGCTCGCGCTGCTGCTGGGCAACGACCTGCAGGCGGCTGCCGTTTCGCTGCGGCCGGGCCTGCGCCGCACGTTGCGTGCCGGCGTGAATGCCGGCGCGCTCGCCGGCTGCGTGTCCGGCTCGGGGCCGACGTGCGCTTTCCTCTGCGCCGACGCGCAGACGGCGGTCGAGGTGGCCGCGGAGCTGTCAGGTGCCGGCGTGTGCCGCACGGTGCGCGTCGCCCACGGCCCGGTGCCCGGCGCGCGCGTCGTGGGCGGCGACGACGCCCCGCGCAACGCGCCCCCGCGCGTGCACGCGTGAGTATCGAGTCCACTGTGGAAAGGATCGGCTGAAGCGGATGGCCAACCTGGTCAACCTGGAGTCGGTGAGCAAGTCGTACGGCGTGAAACCGTTGCTGGACGGTGTTTCGCTCGGTGTCGCGGCCGGCCAGCGCATCGGCGTCGTCGGCCTCAACGGCGGCGGCAAGACCACGCTCCTGGAAGTGCTGTCCGGCTTGACTGAGCCGGATTCCGGCCGGGTGAGCCACGTGCGCGACCTGCGCATGGCGGTCGTCACGCAGCGGACGGAGCTGCCGCCGGGCAGCACGGTCGGCGACGTCGTGCTGGCCCGCTACGGCGCCGAGCACGAGTGGGCCGCCGACGCGCGCGTTCGGTCCATTGTGGATGGTCTCGGGATCACCGCCATCGGTTTGGAGACGCCGACCACGAACCTGTCCGGTGGCGAACGGCGGCGCGTCGCGCTGGCCGCGGCGCTCACCGGAGAGCTCGATCTCGTGGTGCTCGACGAGCCGACCAACCACCTCGACATCGAGGGGGTGCGCTGGCTCGCCGACCACCTGCTCGCGCGCCGCATCGCCGTGGTGGTCGTGACCCACGACCGGTGGTTCCTCGACACCGTCGCGAGCCTCACGTGGGAGGTCGCGAACGGCCGCGTCGAACAGTACGAAGGTGGTTACGCCGACTGGATCTTCGCGCGCGCTGAGCGCGCGCGGCTGGCCGCGACGGCCGAGGAGAAGCGGCAGAACCTGGCGCGCAAGGAGCTGGCCTGGCTGCGCCGGGGGCCGCAGGCACGGTCGTCGAAGCCGCGCTACCGGGTCGAAGCGGCCGAGGCGCTGATCGCCGACGTGCCGCCGCCGCGCGACACCGTGGAGCTGATGGCGTTCGCCAAGCGCCGTCTCGGCAAGACGGTGGTGGAGCTGGAGGACGTGTCGCTGCACGTCGGTTCGCGGTCCCTGCTCGACCACGTCACCTGGCGCATCGGTCCGGGTGACCGGATCGGTCTCGTCGGCGTCAACGGCTCCGGCAAGACCTCGCTGCTCAAGCTGCTGGGCGGCGACGTCGAACCCGAGACGGGCCGGCGCATCGAGGGCAAGACCGTCGCGCTCGCGCACCTGCGCCAGGAGCTCGACGACCTGCCCGCGGACCTGCGGGTGCTGCAGGCGATCGAGCAAGTGGCCGGGCGCGTGGTGTTCGGCAAGCAGGAGATGACGGCGTCACAGCTCGGCGAGAAGCTCGGCTTCCCGGCCGAACGCCAGTGGACCCCGGTCGGCGACCTCTCCGGCGGCGAGCGGCGCCGCCTGCAGCTGTGCCGCCTGCTCATGGCCGAGCCCAACGTGCTGCTGCTCGACGAGCCCACCAACGACCTGGACATCGACACCCTGCAACAGCTCGAAGACCTCCTCGACGGCTGGCCCGGCACGATGGTCGTGGTCTCCCACGACCGTTACCTCGTGGAACGCGTCTGCGACGCCACGTACGCCCTCTTCGGCGACGGCCGCGTCACCCACCTCCCCGGCGGCATCGACGAATACCTGAGCCGCCGGCAGACGCTGCGCTCCGTGGCCCCGCGCCGCGACGCCGCCGTCGCTCCGGAGAAGGCCGAGGCCAAACGTGGCGCCGCGGAGATCCGCGCGGCGCAGAAGGAGCTCGGCCGCCTCGAGCGCAAGCTCGACCAGCTGCACTCTCGCGAAGAGAAACTGCACGCCGCCCTGTTGGAAGCCGCGACGGACCCCGACCGGCTCATCGCCTTGAACACCGAGCTGAAAGCCCTGCACACGGAGAAGGACGACGTGGAGGCCCGGTGGCTGGAGACGTCCGAACTGCTCGACTGACCAGGCCCGGGCAACCCGTTCACGCCACCGCAGGCGAGCGTTGACAACCAGACAGTAATCTGACGCCCATGAGTCGGTTCGTGGACACGCTCGTCGGGACGGCGACGGGGCGGGGTCAGCAGCGCGGCATGGTCACGGGCGAGCCCAAGGAGCCGGTGCGCCGGACGTGGGCGGAGGTCCACGGCCAAGCCAGGAAGATCGCGGGTGGATTGGTCGCGGGCGGGCTGAAGCCCGGCAGCGCGGTGGCCGTGCTGGCCGCGGCGCCGGTGCTCATCGCGCCGACCGTGCAGGCCGTGTGGCTCGCGGGCGGCAGCGTGACGATGCTGCACCAGCCGACGGCGCGCACGGACCTTGGCGAGTGGGCCGAGGACACCGTCAAGGTGCTCGAGATGATCGACGCCGGGCTGGTGCTGCTGGGCGAACCGTTCGACCAGCTCGCGCCGGTGCTCGAGGAAAAAGGCATCAACCACCGGCTGATCACGGAGCTGGCCGGGTCGGAGCCGCTCGCGGACGTCGTGGCGACCGGTGAGGACGACACCGCGCTGCTGCAGCTCACCAGTGGTTCGACGGCCGAGCCGAAGGCCGTGCGGATCACCTACGGCAACCTGTACACCAACGTCAAGGCGATGGTCGAGCGCGCGGAGTTCGACTTCGACGTCGACGTGATGGTCTCGTGGCTGCCGACGTTCCACGACATGGGCATGGTCGGTTTCCTGACGGTGCCGATGACCTTCGGTGTCGAGCTGGTCAAGATCACGCCGGTCGAGTTCCTCACCGGTCCGCTGATCTGGCCGGAGCTGATCTCCAAGTACGGCGGCACCACCACGGCCGCGCCGAACTTCGCGTACGCGATCGTCGGGCGGCGCATGGCGCGCGTCGAGGACGACAACGCCTACGACCTGTCGAAGCTGCGCATCGCCCTCAACGGCGCGGAGCCGATCGACGAGACGGCGGTGCAGACGTTCGTCGACGCCGGCGCCCGCTTCAAGATGCCGCCGGAGTGCGTGTTCCCGGCCTACGGCATGGCGGAGGCGACGCTCGCCGTGTCGTTCGCGCCGCTGTTCACGGGCCTGACGCTGGACGTGGTGGAGGCAGACGCGCTGGAGGCCGACGACCGCGCCGTCCCGGTGCCCGAGGGCGACCCGCGGCGCGGCACGGACGAGGTGCGCTCGTTCGCGCTGCTGGGCCGTCCGCTCGACGGGCTGGAGGCGAGCATCGTCGATTCTTCGGGCACCGTGCTCGGCGACCGGCAGGTCGGCGAGATCCGGCTGCGCGGCCCGGCCGTGACGCCGGGGTACCTGACCGTCGACGGCCCGCTCGACACCCAGGACGCCGACGGCTGGATGCTGACCGGCGACCTCGGTTACCTCGTCGACGGCCAGATCGTGATCTGCGGGCGCCGCAAGGACGTCATCATCATGGGCGGCCGCAACCTGTACCCGACCGACATCGAGCGTGCGGCGACTTCGGTCGAGGGCGTGCGGGCCGGTAACGCCGTCGCAGTGCGCCTCGACGCGGGCAGCCGCCGCGAGCGCTTCGCCGTGGTCGTGGAGTCCAAACTGGCCGGTGACGCCGACGCGGAACGCGCACTGGCCAAGCAGGTCGCCGCGCGCGTGCGTGACGCCGTGGACATGCGGCCGTTCGCTGTGGTCGTGCTGCCGGCCGGCAGTCTGCCGAAGACGCCGTCGGGCAAGGTCAAACGAGCTGCGACGGCGGTGCAGTACGCGGACAAGATCGCGCGCCACGGCGAAGACTGAGCAGCGTCGGCCGCTGCCGGTGCCGCGGCAAACGCAGAACCGGCCCGCTCAGGAAGGTGAGTGGGCCGGTTCTGCGTTCGGGGTTCGGGAGTCCGGAGGGCGGGGTTGGTCGGAAGAAGGGAAGCGCCGCGGGGGAACGGCGCGAAGGGACCGCTAGTGCCCCGTCGGGGCTAGTGGAGGCGTTCGGCAGCCTCCCCTGACTCCGGCGACGGCCGCGACGCCGACTCCGGATCAAAAGTCGAACCGGAAGCCGAAGGCCGCGGCGCCCGGGCGGACGTAGCCTCCCCGGCAGCACGAGCGCCCGGCACCGAAGGCACCCGGCGGCCCGACAGGTCGGCGAGCTGGGCTTCCACGACGTCGAGGAAATCGTCGACTTCGCGTTCGTCGTAGCCACGCTTGCCGATGAGCGGCTTGGAGAACATCACGTGGTGGACTTCCGCTGCGGTGAGGTCGTCCTCGTCGGCGATCGTTTTCGCGATGCGCCGCACGAAATCGTCGACCTCGTGTTTCGCGTAACCACGGCGGCCGATCGGGGCGTTACCGAAGGTGACCTCGGTGAGGTCCTCGGCGGTAAACGACATGAAGCATTCTCCGATTCAGGGTCGGTCTGCGAACTCCCGCATCCCGTCCTAACCGGTCACCGGAGCGGCGGGAAGGCCGAGCGCGCCGGGACGACTCGATCAGGCCCCCATGAGTCGCCCATCGAGTGAGGGAAAACTACGGACCGCAACGCAAAATCACTCATAGAGAGCAACCGGGTGCTCAGCCCGCGTGGAACTCGTTCTGCGCCGCCGTCAGCCCCTTCGCGACGAGCGCCTCGACCGCGTCCGCGGCGGTCGACACCTCGAACGGGAGCTCCTTGCGCTCGACCGTCGAGAAGTCCTTCAGCACGAAGTCGGCCGGGTCCTGGCGCCCCGGCGGGCGGCCGATGCCGACGCGCACGCGGTAGTAGTCACGCGTGCCCAGCGACTTCGTGATGGACCGGAGGCCGTTGTGGCCGTTGTCGCCGCCGCCGAGCTTCAGCTTCAGCCCGCCGAACGGCACGTCGAGCTCGTCGTGCACCACCACGATCCCCGACGGCTGGATCTTGAAGAACCGGGCGGCGCCCACCACGGGCCCGCCGGAGAGGTTCATGAACGACCGCGGCTTCACCAGCACCACACGCTGTCCAGCGAGCCGGCCTTCGAGCACCTCGCCCCCGGTTTTGTGCGCCTTGAACTTGCCGCCGATCCGGCCGGCGAGCTCGTCCAGCACCATGAAACCGACGTTGTGCCGGTTGCCGGCGTACTGGGGCCCGGGATTGCCGAGGCCGGCGAGCAGGATCAGCTCGCCGGCCCCGGGCAGGTCTTCACTCACGAGGTGAGTTTATTCGGCTTCCTCGGCCGGAGCCTCGGCGGCTTCGGCGGTCTCCTCCTCGGAGACCTCCTCACGCTGCGGCTCGGTGACGGCCACGACCAGCGCCTCGCCGTCGGTGACCAGCTCCGCGCCGCGCGGCAGCGTGATCTGGGAGGCGGTGATCTGGGTGCCGACCTCGCGGCCCTCGACCGAAACCTCGACCTGGTCCGGGATGTGCAGCGCCTCGACCTCGACCTGGATGGCGTCGAGGTCCTGGTTCACCAGGGTGCCCGGGGCGGCGGTGCCGGTGACGACGACCGGCACGTCGACGGTGACCTTCTCGCCGCGGCGCACGACCAGCAGGTCGACGTGCTCGATGTAGTTCTTCAGCGGGTGCACGACGATGGTCTTCGTCAGCGCCAGCTCGCTGGAGCCCTCCAGGTCGAGGGTGATGACGGCGTTCGAGCCGTTCTCACGCACGACGCGGGCGAACTCGATGGCCGGCAGCGCGAAGTGCCGCGGGTCCGAGCCGTGCCCGTAGAGGACCGCGGGGATCTTGCCGGCGCGACGGGTGCGCCGCGCGGCGCCCTTGCCGAACTCGGTGCGCGGTTCGACGGTAAGACGTACCTCGGACACGGTGTAGCACTCCTTCAAATCACAAATCGGTGCAGCAGGTGGCGGCGGGGATCGTCGATCTCTGCTTCATGGCGGTGTACTTCAAAATCGGCTGCGTACGGCGGCGAGTTTCCGGGCGTGAACGCTCCACGGGGCTTCTCGAGCCGCCGCGTCGATCACGCTGGGCACCCCAGGGTGCACCCGCCTCGCCGAGACAACTCGAGAAGTGTAAACCCTCGTCTCACAAGGAGCTTGCGGCGGGTGGCCCCGCACGACTAAACCTTGGTCCTGCCGCCGGGTGACGACACAATTCCGGTGGCGCAGGCGCGTGCCGCGGGCATGGGATGATCCCCGCGGAAAAGAGGGGCGAGAATGCGGGCTCGATGGACCGCCGCGGCGGTCGTGCTGCTTTGTGGGGTCCTTGCGGGCTGCCAGGTCGCTGTCCGGGGGTCGGCGGGCGTTTCGGCCGCTGACCAGCAGAAAGCCGACCGGCTGGGTGAGCAGCGAGACGCCGTGCTCGGCGCGTTGGGGGCGCTGGGTCAGGCGCCCGCGCTGGAGTTCGACACCACGGTGAAGGACGCGTCGGGCAAGCCGGTCGGTCTCGGCTACCGCATCACGCGCGACGGCGACGGGTTCGGCGCGCTGCCGTTCGAGGGTCACGTCGTGCAGATCGCCGAGCCCGCGGGTGATCTCTACCTCTCCGCCGACGCCGACTACTGGAAGTCCCACGGCCTCGAAGAGGACAGCACGCAGTTCGGCGCCGGCTGGGTGCACACCGTCGGCACGGAGCTGCCGATGGACCCCGCCACGCGGCTCGCCCCGGACCCGCTCGCGGCCGGGCTGCGCAAATCGTTGTCGAGTCTCAACCAGACAGCCGACCCGGTGAAGCGCAAGCTCGACGACGGCACGGAGGTCTACCAGCTCGGCGGCGGCCTCGGCGAGCTGCAGGTGACGACTGCGCGGCCCTATCGCGTGGTCGCGTTCGCACCGGCGCTGCTCGACCCGCTGGCCGGCGCGAAGCTCGGCACCGGCTTCCAGGTGAAGGCGCTGACCGGCGATGCGCTCAAGAAGTTCCACACCGACTTCGACGCCACCGTCGGCGGGCTCGGGCAGCCGTTCGACGGGCTCGCGCAGTCGAGCGTGGTGGTGACCAACGACCGCCTCGACTGCAAGGACTTCGTCGGCTCCTGCACCGCCACGGTCGACGTCACGAACAGCGTCGTCGGCAACGGCCCGGGTGCCGCGCCGACCGTCCACATCACGCTGACCATCGACATCAGCGCCGACGCACTGGGCTCCAAGACCTGCTCCAGCCAGGGCGACGCCGCCGCCGACGCGACGATCACCATGTCGTGCTCCGTGAAGTTCACCCTCCCCAACCGCACGGCGAGCTACCAGGTCCTGGCCAAGCCGACGGCTGTGGGCGAGGTGCACGTCCCCGTGGACGTGAACGCGCTGAAGGCGAAGCTCACGCAGTCGTTCGCCGCACTGGGTGGCTGACCTGCACGCCTACCCGGCGGTGCGTTGGTTTCGTTGAAGTAGCGGATCTTCCGGCTCTACCCTCGCCCTCGTTGAGAGTTCAACGAGAGGGATCGGAGAAATGGGCAAGCTGGTGGTGTTCGGCGCGACGGGTTACGCCGGCGGCCGGATCACGGAGGAGGCGCTGCGGCGCGGCCACACCGTCACGGGCGTGGCGCGGAAGGCGGACGGGCTGCCGGCCGAGGTCGAGGTGCGGGCGGGTTCGATGCACGACGCCGGGTTCGTGGCCGACGTGACCCGGGGCGCGGACGTGATCGTGGTGGCGACGCCCGGGCGGGCGAACGAGGAGGGCAAGAGCCTGCTGGACGCGCTCCCCACCCTCGTCGACGCGGCCAGGGCGGCCGGGGCGCGGCTGTCGTTCGTGGGCGGGGCCGGGTCGCTTCGGGTGGCCGAGGGCGGCCCTCGGCTGATCGACACGCCGGAGTTCCCCGAGGAGTACAAGCCGGAGGCCGGCAGCCACGCCGAGGTGCTGGCGGCTCTCGAGCGGCTGCCCGCCGACGTCGACTGGTTCTACGTGAGCCCGGCCGCCGAGTTCGGCGCGTGGAACGCGGGGGAGCGCACCGGGAAGTTCCGCGTGGGCGGCGACGTCCTGCTGGCGGGCGAGGA encodes:
- a CDS encoding 4-(cytidine 5'-diphospho)-2-C-methyl-D-erythritol kinase, translated to MLAVVPPPVTVRVPAKVNLHLAIGDLREDGYHDLVTVFQALSLTDEVTVAATEEPGLEVYGEGEGSVPADATNLAWRAAQELSSYAGRQEGTDPKVRIVLRKGIPVAGGMAGGSADAAATLVGLASLWKLDVTRDELAAIAGKLGSDVPFALYGGTALGTGRGEQLVPVLSRHTFHWVLAFDTEGLSTPKVFGELDRLRVDGNPPRIGSHTPVVEALASGDPRQLALLLGNDLQAAAVSLRPGLRRTLRAGVNAGALAGCVSGSGPTCAFLCADAQTAVEVAAELSGAGVCRTVRVAHGPVPGARVVGGDDAPRNAPPRVHA
- a CDS encoding ABC-F family ATP-binding cassette domain-containing protein, yielding MANLVNLESVSKSYGVKPLLDGVSLGVAAGQRIGVVGLNGGGKTTLLEVLSGLTEPDSGRVSHVRDLRMAVVTQRTELPPGSTVGDVVLARYGAEHEWAADARVRSIVDGLGITAIGLETPTTNLSGGERRRVALAAALTGELDLVVLDEPTNHLDIEGVRWLADHLLARRIAVVVVTHDRWFLDTVASLTWEVANGRVEQYEGGYADWIFARAERARLAATAEEKRQNLARKELAWLRRGPQARSSKPRYRVEAAEALIADVPPPRDTVELMAFAKRRLGKTVVELEDVSLHVGSRSLLDHVTWRIGPGDRIGLVGVNGSGKTSLLKLLGGDVEPETGRRIEGKTVALAHLRQELDDLPADLRVLQAIEQVAGRVVFGKQEMTASQLGEKLGFPAERQWTPVGDLSGGERRRLQLCRLLMAEPNVLLLDEPTNDLDIDTLQQLEDLLDGWPGTMVVVSHDRYLVERVCDATYALFGDGRVTHLPGGIDEYLSRRQTLRSVAPRRDAAVAPEKAEAKRGAAEIRAAQKELGRLERKLDQLHSREEKLHAALLEAATDPDRLIALNTELKALHTEKDDVEARWLETSELLD
- a CDS encoding fatty acyl-AMP ligase, with amino-acid sequence MSRFVDTLVGTATGRGQQRGMVTGEPKEPVRRTWAEVHGQARKIAGGLVAGGLKPGSAVAVLAAAPVLIAPTVQAVWLAGGSVTMLHQPTARTDLGEWAEDTVKVLEMIDAGLVLLGEPFDQLAPVLEEKGINHRLITELAGSEPLADVVATGEDDTALLQLTSGSTAEPKAVRITYGNLYTNVKAMVERAEFDFDVDVMVSWLPTFHDMGMVGFLTVPMTFGVELVKITPVEFLTGPLIWPELISKYGGTTTAAPNFAYAIVGRRMARVEDDNAYDLSKLRIALNGAEPIDETAVQTFVDAGARFKMPPECVFPAYGMAEATLAVSFAPLFTGLTLDVVEADALEADDRAVPVPEGDPRRGTDEVRSFALLGRPLDGLEASIVDSSGTVLGDRQVGEIRLRGPAVTPGYLTVDGPLDTQDADGWMLTGDLGYLVDGQIVICGRRKDVIIMGGRNLYPTDIERAATSVEGVRAGNAVAVRLDAGSRRERFAVVVESKLAGDADAERALAKQVAARVRDAVDMRPFAVVVLPAGSLPKTPSGKVKRAATAVQYADKIARHGED
- a CDS encoding DivIVA domain-containing protein; this translates as MSFTAEDLTEVTFGNAPIGRRGYAKHEVDDFVRRIAKTIADEDDLTAAEVHHVMFSKPLIGKRGYDEREVDDFLDVVEAQLADLSGRRVPSVPGARAAGEATSARAPRPSASGSTFDPESASRPSPESGEAAERLH
- the pth gene encoding aminoacyl-tRNA hydrolase encodes the protein MSEDLPGAGELILLAGLGNPGPQYAGNRHNVGFMVLDELAGRIGGKFKAHKTGGEVLEGRLAGQRVVLVKPRSFMNLSGGPVVGAARFFKIQPSGIVVVHDELDVPFGGLKLKLGGGDNGHNGLRSITKSLGTRDYYRVRVGIGRPPGRQDPADFVLKDFSTVERKELPFEVSTAADAVEALVAKGLTAAQNEFHAG
- a CDS encoding 50S ribosomal protein L25/general stress protein Ctc, with product MSEVRLTVEPRTEFGKGAARRTRRAGKIPAVLYGHGSDPRHFALPAIEFARVVRENGSNAVITLDLEGSSELALTKTIVVHPLKNYIEHVDLLVVRRGEKVTVDVPVVVTGTAAPGTLVNQDLDAIQVEVEALHIPDQVEVSVEGREVGTQITASQITLPRGAELVTDGEALVVAVTEPQREEVSEEETAEAAEAPAEEAE
- a CDS encoding NAD(P)-dependent oxidoreductase — encoded protein: MGKLVVFGATGYAGGRITEEALRRGHTVTGVARKADGLPAEVEVRAGSMHDAGFVADVTRGADVIVVATPGRANEEGKSLLDALPTLVDAARAAGARLSFVGGAGSLRVAEGGPRLIDTPEFPEEYKPEAGSHAEVLAALERLPADVDWFYVSPAAEFGAWNAGERTGKFRVGGDVLLAGEDGRSHISGADLAIAYLDEIDEPRHSRRRFTVAY